The Bacillaceae bacterium IKA-2 DNA window AGAATATAAAACGCTTAAAAACAGTATAGATCTTGATAAAATAATTGCAGATGGTGCCTTAGAAACGACTGGCGGTATTGGATCTGTTGGTGAAAGTTTAGTATTAAATCATGAAAAGAAAAGTATTGCATTCGTAGGTCGTCCAGACCTTCAATATTTAATTAGGTTAATACCTACAGCTTATGCAGTTGGTTATGATATCAACTCACGTGAAGTTGATGAAAGACATAGGTTTATTGAAGTCAAAACTACAGCAAGTTCGACTCCTATTCAATATTCTAGGTTCCATCTGACACCAAATGAATGGAGCGCTGCTGAAACACATAATGAGAGATACTTCGTATATAGATTGGCGGTAACTAAAGGTGGTACTAGGCTAGCAATTATCCAAGACCCTGTAGGAGAGTACAAAAAAGGAAACTTGAGAGCAGTACCACGAAATGGAATGGATATATATTTTGACCCTAATAAGTGTGGTGTCAATGTAGACTTGTTATTATGAAGGGATTGATGCAATTGTATAAGCTGGCTTCCTTATTTTCAGGTTGTGGTGGTGGTGACGTAGGATTGGAAGGAGGATTTTCCTTCCTAAATACGCATTATAAAACGCTCCCTTTCACCACAGTATATGCTAATGAAATTGATGCGAAAATCGCTGAAATATACAGTCAAAATTTTAATATAGAACCCGATGTTAGGGACATACGTGAAGTGTCATCTAAAGATATTCCGTGTCATGATATTCTTGTTGGTGGCTTTCCTTGTGTGTCTTTTTCTATGGTGGCCCAAAACCCTAAACGACTAGGAATAAAGAATGACACAGGTAAACTTTTTTTCGAAATGGTTAGAATTCTTAAGGACAAGCAGCCAAAAGCTTTTATAGCGGAAAATGTAAGAGGGATTTTGTCCGCAAATAAGGGTGAAGCATTTCCTTTAATAGTAAGCGAATTTGAGAATTGTGGATATGTTGTAAAGCATTGTCTTCTAAATGTAGCGGATTTCGGGGTTCCACAAAATCGTTACAGAGTAATCATTGTAGGGATTAGAAATGACATTCAAGTCGATTATGAGTTCCCTACACCAACCCATGCCCTAGAAGAAAAGTTTTGTAGCATGAAACATATTCCGTTGGGCGAAGTGGTTTTTCCAGAGAATGAAATTGATGATAAATATTATTTTAGTGAAAAAGCTGTTAGCGGAATGCTTAGAGCTAAGAAGGACATGAACAAGGGGAGAGCACAAGACCTTTTAAAACCTTGTAATACTGTAGGTGCCCATTTAGCAAAGGTAAGCCTAAATAGCACTGACCCCGTTCTAAAAATAAATGGACGTTACCGTCGTTTTACTCCTAGGGAAGTGGCAAGAATTCAGTCGTTTCCTGACTCTTTTAAGCTGATTAATGCAGAAGGTACACAATACAGAGCATTAGGAAATGCAATCCCTCCTGTACTAATGTGGAATGTCGCAAACAAGCTTGCAATGGCCTTAGATGGAGCCCCAACTATTGATAAGTTGGAGTTGGTACAAACAATTTAATCAGTTTGTACTTAACCTAAGTACTACCTTCAAAATGCTTGGAGGTATATGGGATTGGCACCAATGGGCAAATGATATAAATAAATGCTTTTGTGAGACGTTTCGTCATAACATATGTCCAGATAAGCTACAGTTTGGATACGTATGTGACTTGGCTATAGAGCCATTAGATCCTATTGATGGATTTTTATTTGGGTTCATATGTAATGATTTTAGTGTAGTCTGCAATTGAATATGACTTTATTGAGCTAAAAATGGAAGTTCACTATAGAAGAAGCTAAACAAAAGTTCAAGAATAAAATGGCAGTGAGAGTAGTGTTAGAGTTAAGCGAGTGAATGAACAAGTTACATTGAATGTATGATGAAATAAAGGCAGCTTGAATTTTGCTGCCTCTTTTCGTGTTCAAAAAATCATACTAATGGATGAATTTACCCTTAAACGGTTGCCCCTTAAAACAGTCCAACATTTTATTTTATAGTCCTAAGAATGGAATGAGTCGTCACTTCTAAATTTAAAGGGAATAAGGTGGAATAAGTAATTGGTTAATATGCTTTGCAAGGCCATCCAAATCAGGGAAAAGAGAATACCTATTAATTCCATTTAGTTTTAAGAATTGAAAAGCATCTTGCTTAACTTCGTAT harbors:
- the dcm gene encoding DNA (cytosine-5-)-methyltransferase — translated: MKGLMQLYKLASLFSGCGGGDVGLEGGFSFLNTHYKTLPFTTVYANEIDAKIAEIYSQNFNIEPDVRDIREVSSKDIPCHDILVGGFPCVSFSMVAQNPKRLGIKNDTGKLFFEMVRILKDKQPKAFIAENVRGILSANKGEAFPLIVSEFENCGYVVKHCLLNVADFGVPQNRYRVIIVGIRNDIQVDYEFPTPTHALEEKFCSMKHIPLGEVVFPENEIDDKYYFSEKAVSGMLRAKKDMNKGRAQDLLKPCNTVGAHLAKVSLNSTDPVLKINGRYRRFTPREVARIQSFPDSFKLINAEGTQYRALGNAIPPVLMWNVANKLAMALDGAPTIDKLELVQTI
- a CDS encoding DNA cytosine methyltransferase, which translates into the protein MLGGIWDWHQWANDINKCFCETFRHNICPDKLQFGYVCDLAIEPLDPIDGFLFGFICNDFSVVCN